A part of Rhinoderma darwinii isolate aRhiDar2 chromosome 1, aRhiDar2.hap1, whole genome shotgun sequence genomic DNA contains:
- the LOC142652490 gene encoding E3 ubiquitin/ISG15 ligase TRIM25-like isoform X1, with translation MLNTGAIITRPPNNNTDNNPRTLITVFRLKPPTMSYLFLKMEMTCYVCSTIYTDPVILPCGHNFCSDCIKFHISTEGGSGIYCCPECKQASKTKAPLTVNTKLQSIVQNWKSVENHNCLGEASCTYCLEYPSPAVKICLHCECLLCNKHLQVHSKSMEHSLVDVTCPLQNRICSVHGETLKFYCTADKTLICMPCFVTGDHRGHLVELLETASRNRKEELEEIAGRMHTEIDRLKKRGNYLQGAMRRNKVKAKEMKDKVQTLCRGLLIFLREGETKMGTYIECQEEAAFREIVEEIASLSKKNDMLSQELKQVEDLCDQNDPLVVLQDKTRHNPRIKRLKTEQRAEQTFQSVDLLLVSLQFKKTFESFAKFVSALWSTHCLHLKYRADVLLNSATASNYLRVSSNRKAIRYTVTKGKQPSPGRIKCSHVLSESAFSSGRHYWEVKSDESGMKSIGVAYPSMEKDGPDSFIGYNQKSWCLTWSHGNVMVYHNSKCRQISSGGSTMTAVVVYLDYEAGQISFYKICSSVVHLYTYTTTFTEPLHAAFYLVDGWIKINP, from the coding sequence CCTCGGACATTAATTACAGTTTTCCGCTTGAAGCCACCAACAATGTCGTACTTGTTCTTAAAGATGGAGATGACCTGCTATGTCTGCTCGACGATTTATACAGACCCGGTGATTTTACCCTGCGGACATAACTTCTGCAGCGACTGCATTAAGTTTCACATAAGTACTGAAGGCGGGAGCGGGATATACTGCTGCCCCGAGTGCAAGCAAGCGTCAAAAACGAAGGCCCCGCTGACCGTCAACACCAAGCTGCAGAGCATCGTACAGAACTGGAAGTCAGTTGAGAATCACAATTGTCTCGGTGAAGCCTCGTGCACCTACTGTCTGGAGTACCCGAGCCCTGCGGTAAAGATCTGCCTTCATTGTGAATGTTTATTGTGTAATAAACATCTGCAGGTCCACAGCAAAAGCATGGAGCACTCGCTTGTCGACGTTACGTGCCCTCTGCAGAACAGGATTTGCAGCGTCCATGGCGAAACCCTAAAGTTTTACTGCACCGCGGATAAGACTCTCATTTGCATGCCGTGCTTCGTAACCGGCGATCACCGGGGGCACTTGGTGGAGCTGCTGGAGACCGCCTCCCGTAATAGAAAGGAGGAGCTAGAGGAGATTGCGGGACGCATGCACACAGAGATTGACAGGCTGaagaaaaggggaaattacttgcAGGGGGCGATGAGGAGAAACAAAGTAAAAGCAAAAGAGATGAAAGATAAGGTCCAAACCTTATGCCGGGGCCTCCTTATTTTCCTACGAGAAGGGGAGACAAAAATGGGGACTTATATTGAATGCCAGGAAGAAGCAGCTTTTAGGGAAATAGTAGAGGAAATAGCTTCTCTATCGAAGAAGAATGACATGTTGTCCCAAGAGCTAAAGCAGGTTGAGGACTTGTGTGACCAGAATGACCCACTGGTCGTCCTGCAGGATAAAACACGTCATAATCCGCGCATTAAGAGGCTGAAAACGGAACAGCGAGCCGAACAGACGTTCCAAAGCGTCGACTTGCTTCTCGTCTCCCTGCAGTTTAAGAAGACTTTCGAAAGCTTTGCAAAATTCGTTTCGGCCTTGTGGTCCACTCATTGTCTTCATCTAAAGTACAGGGCCGATGTCCTGCTGAATAGCGCCACGGCGAGCAACTACCTCAGAGTGTCGTCCAACCGCAAAGCCATCAGGTATACCGTGACCAAAGGAAAGCAACCGAGCCCAGGACGAATCAAATGCAGTCACGTTCTCAGTGAGTCGGCCTTCTCGTCCGGAAGACACTACTGGGAAGTGAAAAGCGACGAGAGCGGCATGAAGAGCATCGGAGTGGCGTATCCCTCCATGGAGaaggacggcccagactcatttataGGATACAACCAGAAGTCCTGGTGCCTGACCTGGAGCCATGGAAACGTAATGGTCTATCACAACTCAAAATGTAGGCAGATTTCTTCTGGAGGATCCACCATGACGGcagtggtggtgtatctggattACGAGGCTGGACAGATCTCCTTCTACAAGATCTGCTCCTCGGTGGTGCACCTCTACACCTACACCACCACGTTCACCGAGCCGCTCCACGCCGCGTTTTACCTGGTTGACGGCTGGATCAAGATCAACCCTTAA
- the LOC142652490 gene encoding E3 ubiquitin/ISG15 ligase TRIM25-like isoform X2: MSYLFLKMEMTCYVCSTIYTDPVILPCGHNFCSDCIKFHISTEGGSGIYCCPECKQASKTKAPLTVNTKLQSIVQNWKSVENHNCLGEASCTYCLEYPSPAVKICLHCECLLCNKHLQVHSKSMEHSLVDVTCPLQNRICSVHGETLKFYCTADKTLICMPCFVTGDHRGHLVELLETASRNRKEELEEIAGRMHTEIDRLKKRGNYLQGAMRRNKVKAKEMKDKVQTLCRGLLIFLREGETKMGTYIECQEEAAFREIVEEIASLSKKNDMLSQELKQVEDLCDQNDPLVVLQDKTRHNPRIKRLKTEQRAEQTFQSVDLLLVSLQFKKTFESFAKFVSALWSTHCLHLKYRADVLLNSATASNYLRVSSNRKAIRYTVTKGKQPSPGRIKCSHVLSESAFSSGRHYWEVKSDESGMKSIGVAYPSMEKDGPDSFIGYNQKSWCLTWSHGNVMVYHNSKCRQISSGGSTMTAVVVYLDYEAGQISFYKICSSVVHLYTYTTTFTEPLHAAFYLVDGWIKINP, from the coding sequence ATGTCGTACTTGTTCTTAAAGATGGAGATGACCTGCTATGTCTGCTCGACGATTTATACAGACCCGGTGATTTTACCCTGCGGACATAACTTCTGCAGCGACTGCATTAAGTTTCACATAAGTACTGAAGGCGGGAGCGGGATATACTGCTGCCCCGAGTGCAAGCAAGCGTCAAAAACGAAGGCCCCGCTGACCGTCAACACCAAGCTGCAGAGCATCGTACAGAACTGGAAGTCAGTTGAGAATCACAATTGTCTCGGTGAAGCCTCGTGCACCTACTGTCTGGAGTACCCGAGCCCTGCGGTAAAGATCTGCCTTCATTGTGAATGTTTATTGTGTAATAAACATCTGCAGGTCCACAGCAAAAGCATGGAGCACTCGCTTGTCGACGTTACGTGCCCTCTGCAGAACAGGATTTGCAGCGTCCATGGCGAAACCCTAAAGTTTTACTGCACCGCGGATAAGACTCTCATTTGCATGCCGTGCTTCGTAACCGGCGATCACCGGGGGCACTTGGTGGAGCTGCTGGAGACCGCCTCCCGTAATAGAAAGGAGGAGCTAGAGGAGATTGCGGGACGCATGCACACAGAGATTGACAGGCTGaagaaaaggggaaattacttgcAGGGGGCGATGAGGAGAAACAAAGTAAAAGCAAAAGAGATGAAAGATAAGGTCCAAACCTTATGCCGGGGCCTCCTTATTTTCCTACGAGAAGGGGAGACAAAAATGGGGACTTATATTGAATGCCAGGAAGAAGCAGCTTTTAGGGAAATAGTAGAGGAAATAGCTTCTCTATCGAAGAAGAATGACATGTTGTCCCAAGAGCTAAAGCAGGTTGAGGACTTGTGTGACCAGAATGACCCACTGGTCGTCCTGCAGGATAAAACACGTCATAATCCGCGCATTAAGAGGCTGAAAACGGAACAGCGAGCCGAACAGACGTTCCAAAGCGTCGACTTGCTTCTCGTCTCCCTGCAGTTTAAGAAGACTTTCGAAAGCTTTGCAAAATTCGTTTCGGCCTTGTGGTCCACTCATTGTCTTCATCTAAAGTACAGGGCCGATGTCCTGCTGAATAGCGCCACGGCGAGCAACTACCTCAGAGTGTCGTCCAACCGCAAAGCCATCAGGTATACCGTGACCAAAGGAAAGCAACCGAGCCCAGGACGAATCAAATGCAGTCACGTTCTCAGTGAGTCGGCCTTCTCGTCCGGAAGACACTACTGGGAAGTGAAAAGCGACGAGAGCGGCATGAAGAGCATCGGAGTGGCGTATCCCTCCATGGAGaaggacggcccagactcatttataGGATACAACCAGAAGTCCTGGTGCCTGACCTGGAGCCATGGAAACGTAATGGTCTATCACAACTCAAAATGTAGGCAGATTTCTTCTGGAGGATCCACCATGACGGcagtggtggtgtatctggattACGAGGCTGGACAGATCTCCTTCTACAAGATCTGCTCCTCGGTGGTGCACCTCTACACCTACACCACCACGTTCACCGAGCCGCTCCACGCCGCGTTTTACCTGGTTGACGGCTGGATCAAGATCAACCCTTAA